The following coding sequences lie in one Epinephelus lanceolatus isolate andai-2023 chromosome 24, ASM4190304v1, whole genome shotgun sequence genomic window:
- the lypd6 gene encoding ly6/PLAUR domain-containing protein 6, which yields MMEAWPTVAWVLLMTSIGDWLKTAQSRDFTMTDIILLHPSTTPHPGSFKCFTCEDAADNYECNRWAPDIYCPKDARYCHTLHMMDNHGDSVSVTKRCATLEDCQFTGCADVTDNGYKMCSSCCEGNICNVLVPRNASSAIFSSTSPLVSSSRGVLPATLSYIIIGLFTAGHV from the exons ATGATGGAGGCCTGGCCGACAGTGGCCTGGGTCCTGCTCATGACCAGCATTGGTGATTGGCTGAAAACTGCCCAGTCACGGGACTTTACAATGACGGACATCATCCTGCTGCATCCCTCAA CTACTCCTCATCCTGGCAGCTTCAAGTGCTTCACGTGTGAAGATGCTGCAGATAACTATGAGTGTAACCGCTGGGCACCGGACATTTACTGTCCAAAAG ATGCCAGATACTGCCACACACTCCACATGATGGATAACCACGGAGACAGCGTTTCTGTGACCAAGCGCTGTGCGACCCTGGAGGACTGCCAGTTTACCGGCTGTGCTGATGTCACTGATAATGGCTATAAG ATGTGCTCGTCCTGCTGTGAGGGGAACATCTGTAACGTTTTGGTGCCGAGGAATGCGAGCAGTGCCATCTTCTCCTCGACTTCTCCTCTGGTCAGCTCGAGCAGAGGGGTTCTTCCTGCAACGCTGAGCTACATTATCATCGGCCTCttcacagctggacatgtttAA